In Mauremys mutica isolate MM-2020 ecotype Southern chromosome 16, ASM2049712v1, whole genome shotgun sequence, one DNA window encodes the following:
- the HVCN1 gene encoding voltage-gated hydrogen channel 1: MSLYLKHFTVVGDDPAQWGNDYKKWEDEQMEEEGGQKPEDSTINMNSSVRPRSFHDVMKKLFSSHKFQILVVCLVILDALLVLAELLLDLKIIHPDKHEIAPKVFHYLSLSIVTLFLVEVGFKIFVYRLEFFHHKFEVLDGIVVVVSFIIDVVLLFREHEFQAAGLLILLRLWRVARIINGIILSVKTRSEQRVSKLKQANLQLATKVEQLEYSCTEKEQEIERLNKLLQQHGLVHQPQ; the protein is encoded by the exons ATGTCGCTGTATCTGAAACACTTCACTGTTGTGGGAGACGACCCTGCGCAGTGGGGCAATGACTACAAGAAATGGGAGGACGAGCAGATGGAGGAGGAAGGTGGGCAGAAGCCGGAAGATTCAACGATTAACATGAATTCCTCAGTCAGACCTCGTTCCTTCCACGATGTGATGAAAAAGCTCTTCAGCTCCCACAAATTTCAG ATATTGGTTGTTTGCTTGGTCATTTTGGATGCTTTGTTGGTGCTCGCTGAATTGCTTCTGGACTTGAAAATCATCCACCCAGACAAACATGAAATAGCACCAAAG GTATTTCACTACCTGAGCCTTTCTATTGTAACCCTCTTTTTGGTGGAAGTTGGGTTTAAAATATTTGTCTATCGCCTGGAATTCTTTCACCACAAGTTTGAAGTCCTGGATGGAATAGTGGTGGTGGTTTCGTTTATCATCGATGTCGTCCTTCTGTTTCGGGAACATGAATTTCAAGCAGCTGGACTATTGATCCTACTCCGACTGTGGCGAGTGGCCAGAATTATAAATG GAATAATTTTATCAGTAAAGACACGCTCTGAACAACGGGTGTCGAAGCTGAAGCAAGCAAATTTGCAACTCGCTACAAAAGTCGAACAACTTGAATACAGCTGCACAGAGAAG GAGCAAGAAATCGAAAGGCTCAACAAGCTGTTACAACAGCATGGACTTGTCCACCAGCCACAATAA